TGTAAATCATCACTATAGAGGTATCCGATTTTTCAAGTATTTTAAATGAGGGGAGCTCTGCGCCTGGATATAATTTTTTTACATGAACGTGAATATGATCTTCGATCGCATATAGTAAATCAATGGGAGACGAATAACTTTCAATTACTTCTGGATGCGACTTTGAAAGTCCATCAAAAAGATACAAACCTAAAGCGTAGATTAAATCACTAGCGGGTGTATTGACCTCTGCACTTAAATTTGTGAGAAGGCTAAGCATTTCGTTAAAACTGTAGGTACCGACAGAGGTGTAAATACCTTCAGAGGGCAATTGAGAGTTCTCTATGATGGTATCCACAACCTGTAGGCCATACATGGATTCTACCATTTCTAAAAAATCAGTAAAGATAATTCCCTTCATACTCAAAATAATTTGAGCGAAAAGTAAGAAAATTAGTACCTATTCTAAAAAAAATGTTGTGAAACCTACAATTTCCTATGCCTTCACTAGCTCATTTGTTTGCCAGTACGCTAAAACTGCAGTTAACTTTTGTTCGTAATCTTCGTATTTTAGTGGTTTAATGACGTATCCAGCGATGCCAATTCGATAACATTCTAATAAATCAGCTCTATTCTCAGAAGTGGTAAGAATAATTGTAGGAATATATTTGTACTGTTCGTCAGCCTTTAAAATTTGTAAAAATTCGATACCACTCATTCGTGGCATGTTCAAATCTAAAAGAATAATATCAGGCAATGATTCACTATTTTTAAGGGCATCAATGGCTTGTTCCCCATTTTTAGCTTCGATAATCGTATGCCTGGATGCTATTTTTGAAAGTGTTCTTTGAAACTTCATACTTTCAATCATATCGTCTTCGATAAATAGTATATTCATTACCCTTTTATTTAGACTACAAAGATGTACTTTAAATGAATAGCAACTGAATTTGTATAGATGAAATGCAGTTTACTGTCGATGAATGGTATGTTTCTGTCGTTCTGCGTATTTCAAATTAACCCGAAAATTCTTACAAATTACTTATTGTTGGATTTTATTTCTATTTTTTGAAGCTCCTTTCCTTTAATCCATATCATAAAAAATGATTACTTTTCGCTACTTAAAAGCAAACGCAATTTGAATCCACTACTCGTATTAGGAATTATAGTTATTTATTTTGCCCTTTTAATGGGGATATCGTATTTCACCTCAAAAAGCAGAAGTGACGAATCGTACTTTACGGGAGATAGGCAATCGCCTTGGTTTCTAGTGGCCTTTGGCATGGTAGGAGCAGGGCTTTCAGGGGTTACTTTTGTATCACTACCTGGGATGGTCGGCAACAATTACTTTTATTTTTTTCAGTTTATATTAGGCAACGTTGTGGGTTATTTATTTATAACCTTTGTGCTTATTCCTCTTTATTTTAGACTTAGACTGGTATCTATTTACGGGTATCTTAAAGAGCGTTTTGGGGTAAAGTCGTATAAAACGGGTTCTTTGTTTTTTTTAGTTTCCCAATCTTTTGGTGCAGCCTTGCGACTGCTTTTGGCTACCAAAATTTTACAGTTTGCACTCTTTGATCAGTTAAACATTCCCTTTTTTTTAACGGTAATCATTATTTTGGTTTTGGTTTGGTTGTACACTAATAAATCGGGAATTAAAACCATTGTTTGGACAGATACCTTACAAACTACCTTTTTAATTCTAGGTGCTGTTATCTCTATCTATTCGATTACCACATCCTTGTCTATCTCCTTTTCAGAATCCGTCACGAAAGTTACAGAACATGCCTATTTTAATATTTTTAATTGGGATGAGGGTTCAGGAAATAATTTTTACAAACAGTTTATTGCAGGCATTTTAGTAGCTATTGCCATGATTGGCTTAGATCAGAATATGATGCAAAAAACACTTACCTGTAAAACACAATGGGATGCGCAAAAAAATACCTTAACCTATAGTCTAATTTTAGCCTTCACACAATTTTTGTTTTTAGGATTAGGAGTGTTACTCTATATATATGCCGAGCAAAACGG
The sequence above is drawn from the Cellulophaga sp. Hel_I_12 genome and encodes:
- a CDS encoding response regulator, giving the protein MNILFIEDDMIESMKFQRTLSKIASRHTIIEAKNGEQAIDALKNSESLPDIILLDLNMPRMSGIEFLQILKADEQYKYIPTIILTTSENRADLLECYRIGIAGYVIKPLKYEDYEQKLTAVLAYWQTNELVKA
- a CDS encoding sodium:solute symporter, with the translated sequence MNPLLVLGIIVIYFALLMGISYFTSKSRSDESYFTGDRQSPWFLVAFGMVGAGLSGVTFVSLPGMVGNNYFYFFQFILGNVVGYLFITFVLIPLYFRLRLVSIYGYLKERFGVKSYKTGSLFFLVSQSFGAALRLLLATKILQFALFDQLNIPFFLTVIIILVLVWLYTNKSGIKTIVWTDTLQTTFLILGAVISIYSITTSLSISFSESVTKVTEHAYFNIFNWDEGSGNNFYKQFIAGILVAIAMIGLDQNMMQKTLTCKTQWDAQKNTLTYSLILAFTQFLFLGLGVLLYIYAEQNGIALDLDATGKFVNTDTLFPNLALNYLGPVAGIFFLLGIIAASFSSVDSSLTALTTSFTYDFLELSKKSSQERTQLKNWVLLGFSTVIFIIIMAFSGSKGDVISLIFKVAGYTYGPLLGLYMFGMFTKIRVIDRYVPVICVAAPVLTFILSDFLLANYAFDLGFVNIAVNATITIFGLVLVKTRSNTQTI
- a CDS encoding heme NO-binding domain-containing protein, which codes for MKGIIFTDFLEMVESMYGLQVVDTIIENSQLPSEGIYTSVGTYSFNEMLSLLTNLSAEVNTPASDLIYALGLYLFDGLSKSHPEVIESYSSPIDLLYAIEDHIHVHVKKLYPGAELPSFKILEKSDTSIVMIYSSSRGLYRLEQGLIEKTFEHFNGKCSLSYEVLKEDGTEVKFDIVHDAY